Proteins co-encoded in one Salvia splendens isolate huo1 chromosome 4, SspV2, whole genome shotgun sequence genomic window:
- the LOC121798802 gene encoding wee1-like protein kinase, which yields MRKKAPSGNTKRRRRSSVMVKGTLSTHFMASLKPSRFQNLVDSEPQSDSMPLDFDANDKDFILSQDFFCTPDYITPEMPAIGNNLDWSKENIECPKSPEKVKTLTSKRQKFDVDLKTSFGSPDIGYHPFGDLGNGTLRTDVMKTGSPAELQSSRGGYVSQFAVALRCRVMPPPCLKNPYVKNASDFDVDPFSNQRSKCAGYFSAGVGGDGLSRYRTDFHEIEKIGSGNFNHVFKVLKRIEGCMYAVKHSMKQLHQETERRKALMEVQALAALGYHENVVGYYSSWFENEHLYIQLELCDHSLSVNTLPKLLTEAEALDAMYQIAKALQFIHSRGIAHLDVKPDNIYVKEGVYKLGDFGCATTIDKSLPVEEGDARYMPQEILNEDYDNLDKVDIFSLGASIYEIVKGSPLPESGPHFLHLRKGKLPLLPGHSIQFQNLIKAMMDADPARRPSAREVVQNPIFGRLQNNRKNF from the exons ATGAGGAAAAAGGCACCGAGCGGTAATAccaagaggcggaggcggagcaGCGTCATGGTTAAAGGCACTTTGTCCACTCATTTCATGGCCTCCCTCAAGCCCTCACGCTTCCAGAACCTCGTTGATTCCGAACCTCAATCCGACTCCATGCCCCTCGATTTCGATGCCAACGACAAAGATTTCATCCTCAGCCAGGATTTCTTCTg TACCCCTGATTACATCACTCCGGAGATGCCAGCAATTGGAAACAACCTAGATTGGAGCAAG GAGAATATTGAATGTCCCAAATCACCTGAGAAAGTCAAGACCCTTACGAGCAAGCGGCAAAAATTCG ATGTTGATCTAAAAACATCTTTTGGATCACCTGATATTGGTTATCATCCATTTGGAGATCTGGGAAATGGTACTTTGAGGACCGATGTGATGAAGACTGGAAGTCCAGCTGAGTTGCAAAGTAGTCGTGGTGGTTACGTTTCACAATTTGCAGTGGCATTACGGTGCAGAGTTATGCCTCCTCCATGCCTAAAGAATCCATACGTCAAGAATGCTTCAGACTTTGATGTTGATCCTTTTAGCAATCAAAGATCAAAATGTGCAG GTTACTTTTCTGCTGGTGTTGGTGGTGATGGCCTTTCACGCTATCGAACAGATTTTCATGAAATTGAG AAAATTGGCAGTGGCAACTTCAATCATGTTTTCAAAGTGCTGAAGAGGATTGAAGGTTGTATGTACGCGGTGAAACATAGCATGAAACAGTTGCATCAGGAAACAGAAAG GCGGAAGGCTTTGATGGAAGTTCAAGCTTTGGCAGCTTTAG GGTATCATGAGAATGTAGTTGGATACTACTCTTCTTGGTTTGAAAACGAGCATCTCTATATCCAGTTGGAGTTGTGTGATCACAGCCTTTCAGTCAACACATTACCGAAATTATTGACAGAGGCAGAAGCTTTAGATGCCATGTATCAG ATTGCAAAAGCACTGCAGTTTATACACAGTCGAGGCATAGCTCACTTAGATGTAAAGCCAGATAATATTTATGTAAAGGAGGGAGTTTATAAACTTGGTGATTTTGGTTGTGCAACTACGATTGATAAAAGCTTGCCAGTTGAAGAGGGGGATGCACGCTATATGCCCCAAGAAATCCTCAACGAGGACTATGATAATCTAGACAAAGTTGATATATTCTCCTTAGGAGCTTCCATCTATGAAATCGTGAAGGGGTCGCCCTTACCTGAATCGGGTCCTCATTTTCTCCATCTTAGGAAAGGAAAGCTGCCTCTTCTTCCAGGCCACTCAATACAGTTCCAGAATTTAATCAAG GCCATGATGGATGCTGATCCTGCTCGGAGACCATCTGCTAGAGAGGTAGTTCAAAATCCAATATTTGGGAGGCTTCAAAACAACAGAAAAAACTTCTGA